The nucleotide sequence GGTACAACTGTTGTTTTTATTAAAGGTGCATATGGAGATAATTCTTTTTTAGGTTCTGGAATAGTATTATACATAATATCTAAAATGTGTAATCTAGCTATTCTAGCTCTTTCTAAAGCTTCTTTTAATACCTCTTCATTAACTCCAGCAACTTTTACATCCATTTGGAATGCAGTAATACCATCTCTTGTTCCGGTAACTTTAAAGTCCATATCACCTAAATGATCTTCCATTCCTAATATATCTGTTAAAACAACAAATTTATCTTCTTCAAAAATTAAACCCATAGCTACTCCAGCAACATGTTTTTTCATAGGCACTCCAGCATCCATTAAAGCTAAAGAACCTGAACAAACAGTTGCCATTGAAGATGAACCATTTGATTCTAATACTTCAGAAACAACACGAATAATATATGGGAATTCCTCTTCAGATGGAATTAAGTTCTTTAATGCCCTTTCAGCCAAATGACCGTGCCCGATTTCTCTTCTACTTAATCTTAACCCTTTAACTTCTCCAGTTGAAAATGGTGGGAAGTTATAATGTAACATAAATCTTCTTTCGCCTTCTTCGAATACAGTATCGATTATTTGTACGTCCATAGGTTCGCCTAAAGTAACAATACCTAAACTTTGTGTTTCTCCTCTAGTGAATAAAGCAGAACCATGTGTTTTTTCAAATAATCCAGTTTCACATGTTATAGGCCTAATTTCATCGATTTTTCTTCCATCTGCTCTAGTGTTTTCTTCTATAATCATTTTTCTCATTAATTTTTTTATTCTTTCATCAAAAGTTTCTAAAATGAAATTTTTATACTTATCAAAAGTTTCATTATCCCATTTTTCAACAAAATCTGTTTGGAATTTTTCTAATAGTTCTTTTCTATAGGAATCAATAGCATCGTCTCTATCTTTTTTACCTTTAACTAAAATTCTTCTTTTTAATTCATTATCATCAATTAATGAAGCAAAATCCTCTAAAAATTCTTCAGGATATTCTGGAGGAGTTACTTCCCATTTTTCAATATTAAAGTCTGCAACAACGCTTTCTTGGAATTCAATTACTTTTTTGATTGCGTCATGAGCAAATAATAACGCTTTAACCATTTCATCTTCAGATACTTCTAAAGATTCACCTTCTACCATTGTTATTGCTTCTTTAGTACCAGCAACAACAATATCCATTTTACTATTTTTTAATTCCTCTTGTGTAGGGAATACAATAAACTCTCCGTTTACATATCCCAACCTTACTCCAGCTACCATACCATCAAATGGTATAGGAGATAAGTTGAGAGCAAAAGAAGCTCCAGTTATTCCCCAAGTTTCAATACTGTCATCATTATCCATAGATAACGCTGTTACAATAACTTGTATATCATTATGAAAATCTTTAGGGAATAATGGTCTTATAGGTCTATCAATTAATCTGGAAGAAAGAATAGCTTCGCTACTTGGCCTTCCTTCTCTTTTTAAAAATCCGCCAGGGATTTTTCCAACTGCATAAAATTTTTCTTGGAATTCAACAGTCAAAGGTAAAAAATCAACACCTTCTTTCGCCTCTTTAGAAGCTGTTGCAGTTACTAAAATAGCAGATTTACCATATTTTAATAGCACAGAACCATGTGCTTGTTTTGCCATTTTGCCATGTTCAATGACTAGTTTTCTACCAAAAATTTCTGTTTCCCATACCTTCATTTATATCACCCCTTTTAAATATTATTATAACATAAAATCTTCTAAAATCACAAAAAAATAATAAAAAATCCCTAGCAAAGCTAGGGATAAATTAAACTTTAAATTCATTAAGTTTGTTATTTAACATATCAACGAGTTTTTCTAATTCTTTAGCTTTTTCATTTACTTCCTTTATTTCGCTATTTTCTTCTTCTATTTCTTTAGAAATTTCAGATATTTCATTTGAAATTTCCAATATCATTTGAGCAGTTTTTTCGCTTGCTGCCGCCATCTCTTCTGTCGATGCACTTTGTTCTTCTGCACTAGCAGTTAATCCTTCTATTCTTTGGTTTATATTTTCCACTCTATCTAAAATATTTTGGAATTTTTCATTTATGTCTTTAGCACTAATATCTACATCTTTTATTACCTCAGCAGTTTCTTCTGTTGCTTTGCTAGCTTCTTTTGCGCCTTCTTTTATTTCGCTTAGTATTTGTGCAATTTCTTCTGTTGCTTTTTTACTTTCTTCTGCAAGTTTTCTTATTTCATCTGCAACTACAGCAAATCCTCTTCCTGCTTCTCCAGCTCTTGCAGCTTCTATTGCTGCATTTAAAGCTAATAAATTTGTTTGTTCTGTTATATTAGTTATTGTTTCTACTATTTCTCCAATATTATTTGCTTTTTCTGTTAACTTTTCTACTGTAATTTCTGTTGCTTTTGATTTTTCTACGGCAATTTCTATTATTTTTGTTATTTCGCTAATTGATTTTTTCCCTTCTTCTGTTATAATTGTTGTTTCATTAACTTCATGTGCAATTTCTACAGCATTTCCTGAAACATTTTGTGCGGCTATAGATACTTCATTTACACCAGACGTTAATTCTTCTGTTGTAGCCGCAGCATTTTCTGCATTCTCTTCTATTCTTTTAGCTTTTTCAATTACATCATTATTAGAAATTTCAGTTTTTTCAGATATTTCTAATAATATTTCAGAAGATTCATCAATTTTTTTACCTGCATCCAATAACCATTTTATTGTTTCATTTAATTTATTTGACATGTTTTTTAAAGAATTTGCTATCATTGCTGTTTCGTCTTTACCTTTTGCATCAAATTTTACTGTAAAATCACCTGTTCCAAATTGGTCAACCTTTTTACTTAATTCAATTAATGGTTTTGATATTCTATTTGCAAATATTAACGAAATTATCATAGATAGTATTAATATGATTAAAGAAGTAATTATCAATATATTTTTAATATTAATTGCTGCTTGAAATGCTTCATTTGTTGATACTTCTGATATTATTGCCCAATTTATTTCTTTGTAATTAAATGGAGAATAAGCTACTAATACTTCTTCATTATCAAAATTCTTTGATATTTCCCAGCCTCTCTCTCCATTTAACGCTTTTTCAACATAATCGGTTTCGACTTTTTGTTTTAATATTGTATCTTTGCCATTAATATTACACCTCATTATTTTATCTTTTCCAACTAAATAAGTTATGCCTGTTTTTCCCATACCACTGTTATCTTGTAAAATGTCATTTATTTTATTTATAGAAATTCTAAAAACAAGATACCCATATAATCCAAAATCTTCATCTTCAACTTTTACACCAGCAAATAATGCAGGAACACCATAATAATTTGCTAAATTAGAAAAGTGAATATCATTATCATCTTTTTCTTTTAATTTAAAATATAGATCAGATAATATGGTATTGGAATTATTCAAATCAGAAGCAAAATCTTCATATTTTTTTACCGAATAAACAACTATACCGTCGTGAGAAATCAAAAGCATATCCTCATAACCTTGTATTTCAATAAAATTTTTAAAGTCTATTTGTAAATCAGAATGTAAAACGCTATAATCATAGAACATGCTTAAAATATCATTATCAAAATTTTCTTTATTAAAATTATCATCATAATAATAATCTAATAATTCTGATTTATTATCGTATGGATTAAATGTAATATATATATCTCTTAAAGTTTTTAATATATCTTCCAAATTCATACTTGTTTTAAAATCTTCTATTAAGCTAGAAGAAGTGAAAAATGCATCTTTTATTTTTTCGAAGTCTTTTACGTAGTTTAGGTTTGCAACAGTATCTGATAATATATTTTCTATGAATTTAGATTTTATATCTCTAGCTAAAATTAGTTTTTCGGTAAAACTATTTTTTAAAGAATTTTGAGAATTTGTTGTGCTAATAATGTAAAAAGTAGATAAAACGATTAAAATAGTAATTAAAAAAAGGCTTAATATTTTACTTTTCAGTTTCACAAAAACTCCCCCTTAGTTTTATTTTTTATATATAAATTATTATATCATATGATTAATAAATTTCAAATTTAATAAAGGAAATTTTGAGACTAAATATTGTATATAATATAATAAAATTATGTTATAATTTTATTAAAGTAAAGTTTGATGAAGAAGGTGAAATATGAAAATAAGGAAGATATTTAAGGATCCTGCAAATAGAATATTACTATATATATTCTTATTTACATTATTAATAGGAATACTATTATTCATTGCTGAATATGGTAATAACCAAAAAATAAATAATATTTTTGATGCATTTTGGTGGTTAATTGTAACCATAGCTACTGTAGGTTATGGAGATATAGTACCAGAAACTTATGCGGGAAAGTTTATAGGGATAATAATTATTATATCAGGAGTAACATTATTCTCTCTTATTTCAGGTAGTATAGCTTCATTATTAGTAGAGTGGAGAATAAGAGAAAGGAAGGGGCTAGGAAAAGTGAATTATAAAAATCACATTTTAATATTAGGATGGAATAATCATTTAGAAAAAACGTTAGAAGCAATGAAGAATTTTATTAATTTAAATGAATATAACATTGTTTTAGTTAATCAAGCCGAAGAGGAAGATTATGAAAATTTTCGAACAAAATTTCCTGATCTAGAAATCAAGTTTATTCATGGAGATTTCACTAAAGAAAATGTATTAAAAAGGGCAAATGTTGCTTTTGCTAAATATATAATAATATTGTCAGATACATATGGTGGCAGAAGTTTAGAAGAGTGTGATGAGAGAACTTTAATAAGTATTCTATTAATTAGAACTATTAATAGTGATGCAAAAATTTTTGCCGAAGTAGTAAAAGAAGAAAAAGTTAAATATGTTTTAAGAGCCGGAGCAGATGATGTTATTTTGGGAAATGAATTTAATTCAATTTTATTATCTTCATTACTTTTATCTCCAGCTTATCATATGTTATTAAGAGAATTGTCTTCACTAGAAAATATGAGAGTTAATTTAATACAAACACCAAAAAATTTTATAGGAAAAACTTTTAAAGAACTATTTGATCACTTGAAAAATCAAGAGAAAGTAATTGCTTTAGGTGTTGTTAGTATGAGAAAAGAATTTACAATTAATGATTTTCTATCTTCTGATAATTCTATTGATAATTTTATTAGGCAAAAATTCGAAGAAGCAGAAGAAGATTTCTTCGATGAAGAAAAAAAGGAAGAATATGATTTAAAATTGAATCCTGATGATGAATATATAATAACAGAAAATGATTTTTATGTGTTTGTTTTAAAGTAGGTGATATTATGGATGAATTTTTAAAAAATATATCTTTATTTAAAGAGCTAAATGAAGAACAGTTATCAGAAATAATTAAAATACTAAAACCTGTAAAATTTTCTGCAGGAGATATAATCGTAATAGAAGGGGAAAAAGGTGAATCTATGTATATTTTTAAAAAAGGCAAAGTTCAAATTACGCATCAACTAACATTAAAGGTAGGGAATCATCATTGGGAAAAAGGAGAAAAATCTATGGCAATATTAGATTCTGATAAAATAAATTTTTTTGGAGAGATGTCGTTAGTTACTGGTTCGCCAAGATCAGCTACAATAAAAGCTTTAAGTGAATGCGAATTATTTGAAATTAATAAAAATGATTTTGAAAGATTAGCAAATAAAAGGCCAGATATAGGCTATAAGATAATGAAGGAAATTGCTTCAACATTGAGCCACAGAATAGAAGGTTTAAATGAAAATATATTAAAATTAACAACAGCATTAAGTATAGCATTATCTAAGAAAAAAAAATAAGCGCACAAAGCGCTTATTTATAACATTTTTCTAAATATGTAATTAACAACAACTTGAATAGCCTTTTCGTTAAAACCACCTTCTGGAATAATAATATCAGCATATTTTTTTGTAGGTTCTACATATGCATCATGCATAGGTTTTACTGTATTAGTATATTGTTTAATAACAGAATCAATATCTCTTCCTCGTTCTTTTATATCCCTTTCTAAACGTCTGATAAATCGTATATCATTTTCTGTGTCAACGTAAATAGCTAAATCATACAACCCTCTCAATTCTTCATAATATAATGCAAATATACCTTCAACGATAATAATAGGTTTTGGTTCGAATTTTAATGTACCTACTCTCGTAAACTGTGAAAAATCGTATTCAGGTAAATCGATAGTTTTTCCTTCTTTTAATTCATTTATGTGTTTGAACATTAGTTCATTTTCGATCATATCAGGATGATCATAATTATGCAATTTTCTTTGTTCTAAAGTTTCATGACTCAGATCTCTATAATAATTATCCATTGGTAATATTTCGCAATTTTGTGTTCCCAATATTTCACGAATCTTATAAGCAACAGTAGTTTTACCTGAGCCAGTACCACCAGCAATTCCAATTACATACATATAAACACTCCTTACTTTTTCGATTTTTTAAAATTAAACATTATACCTATAGTAATATATATAAGTGATATAGCTAATATTGTTAATAATTCAACAGAACTTAGATTAACATTTTGTTTTAATATTGTATTTTCTCCAATTTTTAAAGAAAAATAATATTCCAAGGAATATACAGTGAAAAAAGATGCAATAGTAGAAGCTATAAATATAGTTAATATAGTTACAACGGTATCAAAACTTTTAGATATCAAAATAGAAATTATCAACCCAAAAAATATAATGAAAATCCAAGGTACATATGCTTGGTCAAGATTTTTAAAAAATTCGAATTTTTCAAAAATTTCGGGATAAAATTTTAAAATTACTGCTGAAATTTCAAAACCCAAAATTCCTCCTAAAATAAAACCTGCTAATTGTACAGATGATTTAAATATTGAATAAGTTAAAATACCAATAACTATTGAAAAAATTAAAAATGCAATAGATTCATAATATTCAACTTCTTTTAAAAGGTTTTGGATTACTTCAAATTGTAATAAATATGGGATTATAAACACATAACTACTTATAAATCCTAGAATAAAAAATATAACTTTTGAAATTTTTTTAGAAAATAATACTGTTATTAGAGAAACTGGTAAAATAATATACCAAGAGTCAGTAAAAGAATATAAAGTCTTTAAAGTTTCAGGATTATCCTTTATAATATTAGTAATAGTTGAAACAATAGTTTCTTCCATAAATTTCGCCCCCTTTATAGTATTATATCATAAAAAAGTGATATAATATAAATATATAGACTATTATTTAAGGAGGATTAAAAATGGGAAACCCTTTAGTATCAGCGATGATTCAATTTGCAATATTAGGAACTGCTGGAGATGTAGTATCAAAGATTATAACTAAAAACAAAATTTCTATTTTTAAAGTTATTTATTCTATTTTTGTATGGGGAATTTTAGGAGTAATTATTAAATTTGCATTTACAGGATTTAATGGTTTTGTAAGTGAATTGGTTGCTCATAATTATCTTCCATCTGGAAAAATATATCAAGCGTTTTTTAAATCGTTATTTACAAATGCTTTTTTTGGTCCATGGTTAATAGTTATTCATAGATTTTTAGATAATCTTTCAAAGTTAAAAGTTCCAACAGATGGTATAAAAGGAGCAATGTTAACATTATTATGGTTCTGGTTACCAGCACATACGGTTACTTTTTCACTACCTATAGAATGGCAAATTACATTAGCAGCAGTTTGGAGCTTTGTTTTAGGATTAATACTAGGGTTCTTTTCAAATAAAAAAAATAAAAAAATAAATGATATTAAGGTAGAGGAAAATGTATAAGATTCTAGTAATTGAAGATGATAAAGTTTTAAATAAAACAATGTGTGAATTTTTAAATAAATTTAATTATAAAACATTTTGTGTTCATAGGGGATTTGAAGGTCTTGAAATGGCGAAAAATGAAAGACCAGATTTAGTTTTATTAGATCTTAGACTTCCAGATGTGAATGGCATGGATTTAATAGAAAAAATAAAAAAATATACCGACGAAGTAATAATAATAACAGCCCATGGAGATATTTCAGATGCTGTGAAAGCCACTAAATTGGGAGTATATAATTTTTTAGAAAAACCAGTAGATCTGAAACTATTAATGAGTGAAATAAATAGGGCGACAGAAACAATTAATTTAAAAAGAGAAATAAAAAAGTTAAAAGAGAAATTAAATGAATTTCCAGAATTTATAGGAAAATCATTGGTTATAGAAGATATTAAGGATAAAATAAATTTAATTGCTAATAAAAATATACCAGTATTAATAACCGGAGAAAGCGGAACAGGTAAAGATATAGTTGCACAATATATTCATAGAATTAGTGGTAGAGATAAATTTATATCTGTTAATTGTGGGGCTATACCTCACGATTTATTTGAAAGCGAATTATTTGGATATGAAAAAGGTGCCTTTACCGGAGCGGAAAAAGAAAAACCTGGTAAATTTGAATTGGCACATGGAGGAACATTATTTTTAGATGAAATTGGAGAATTGCCTAAAAATATGCAAGTTAAATTATTAAGAGTTTTGGAAACCAAAGAGGTAGAAAGGATTGGTTCTACAAAACCAATAAAAGTAGATGTTAGAATTATTGCTGCAACAAACAGGGATTTAAGTAAAATGATTGATGAAGGTAATTTTAGAGAAGATTTATACTTTAGATTATCAGTATTTCAAATTAATATTCCACCATTAAAAGAACATAAAGAGGATATACCTTTATTAGTTAAATATTTTATACATAAAGCCAATGAAGAGTTTAATACCCAAATAAAAGGTATAAATCCTGATGTTTTAGATATATTTATGAAATATAGTTGGCCTGGTAATATAAGAGAATTAAAAAATATAGTATATTCTATGATTGCTATATCAAATAGTGATATTTTAGATAAAAGTTTATTACCAGAAAATTTAAAAGAGGATGAAAATTTTGAATATATTAAATTACCTTTGGGTCTTGCATTAGATGAAGTAGAGAAAAGATATATTTATAAAACATTAGAATATAATAATTTCAATAAAACACAATCTGCAAAAATCTTGGGTATAACAAAAATGACTTTGTTTTCAAAATTAAAAAAATGGGGGGATTTGAATGAATGAAGAAGAAAAAAAGGTAAAAAATGATGACATTAATTTGGAAGATTTAGATGTAGATAAAATTAATGAATTAATGGATTTAGAGTCATTAGAGAATGAAAATTTAGAAGAATTAGATGAAAATATCTCTTCCCTTGATGACATAGAAAATACTTCAGAAGAATTAGAAAAAACATATGGTGAGGAAAAGCCAGAAGAAATACCGGAATTAGAAATAGAAGACTCAGAAGAAGAGCCAGATATAAATGAAGTAGAAAAATTGGCGGAAAAACTAGAAAAAACATATAGCAAAGAAAAACCAGAAGAAGAAATACCAGAATTAGAAATAGAAGACACAGAAGAAGAGCTAGATGTAAATGAAGTAGAAAAATTGGCAGAAGAATTTGAGAAAAAAGATAGTGAGGAAAAACTAGAGGAAGAGGTAGAAGAAATGCCAGAATTAGAAGACATAGAAGAAGAACCAGATTTGAATGAAATAGAAAAATTAGTAGAAGAAAATAAGGTACTAGAAAGTACATCTGAACAGAAAAAAACAGAAAACATTAAAGAAAAAAATATTCCAGAGCAAGAGAAAAAATTAGAATCAGTAAATAAATATAAAAAAGTTAAAGAAAATAGTGAAATATTATATCCAAAAATTGAAAATGAAATAATTGTACCTGAGTACGAAACAAAAGAGGATAATGAAAAGATACAGTTGGTTGAAAAAAGACTATATAGTAAACTTGAAGAATATGAAAATAAAATTAATGAATTAATAGAAAAAAATAAAATATTAGAAGAAAAACTAGAAGGATTTTATTCAAAAATGGAAAAATCAGAACAAGCAATAGCTATATTGTTGGAAAATTTAGTTTCAATGGTTTTAGGTGACAGAAATAATATTTTTAATTCTCTTTTAAATATTAAATCGTTAATATCAGAAAAGAATAAGGTTTATTTAATAAATATAGCAGAAAAATTCAAAGATAAAATATCAAAAGAATATGATTTTGTATATAATTATATTATGGGGAATTTATATTCTGAAACAAAAGAGATTAGTAAAGCGGAAAAATATTATTTAAGAGCATTACATGATTGTGAAAAGGACAAATCTTTAGATATGCAATTTAATTTATCAGTATTACAAAATAATTTAGGGGCATTATATGCAGATTCAAATAAGTATGATTTGGCAGAAAAATATTTTAAAGAATCATTAGAAGTTAGA is from Marinitoga litoralis and encodes:
- a CDS encoding polyribonucleotide nucleotidyltransferase; its protein translation is MKVWETEIFGRKLVIEHGKMAKQAHGSVLLKYGKSAILVTATASKEAKEGVDFLPLTVEFQEKFYAVGKIPGGFLKREGRPSSEAILSSRLIDRPIRPLFPKDFHNDIQVIVTALSMDNDDSIETWGITGASFALNLSPIPFDGMVAGVRLGYVNGEFIVFPTQEELKNSKMDIVVAGTKEAITMVEGESLEVSEDEMVKALLFAHDAIKKVIEFQESVVADFNIEKWEVTPPEYPEEFLEDFASLIDDNELKRRILVKGKKDRDDAIDSYRKELLEKFQTDFVEKWDNETFDKYKNFILETFDERIKKLMRKMIIEENTRADGRKIDEIRPITCETGLFEKTHGSALFTRGETQSLGIVTLGEPMDVQIIDTVFEEGERRFMLHYNFPPFSTGEVKGLRLSRREIGHGHLAERALKNLIPSEEEFPYIIRVVSEVLESNGSSSMATVCSGSLALMDAGVPMKKHVAGVAMGLIFEEDKFVVLTDILGMEDHLGDMDFKVTGTRDGITAFQMDVKVAGVNEEVLKEALERARIARLHILDIMYNTIPEPKKELSPYAPLIKTTVVPIEKIAEVIGPGGRIIKGIHKDFNVQVSIDDETGLTKVSGYNIEDIDNAIAYIQSLIKEIKQGEVFDGKVSRIENYGIFVEIAPGKVGLLHMSNLGSDAKDILKNINLGDIIKVEILSIDDNGKIQLKKFGVKTENKKPRRNSRNTKTEEKDDKKEDTK
- a CDS encoding methyl-accepting chemotaxis protein, with product MKLKSKILSLFLITILIVLSTFYIISTTNSQNSLKNSFTEKLILARDIKSKFIENILSDTVANLNYVKDFEKIKDAFFTSSSLIEDFKTSMNLEDILKTLRDIYITFNPYDNKSELLDYYYDDNFNKENFDNDILSMFYDYSVLHSDLQIDFKNFIEIQGYEDMLLISHDGIVVYSVKKYEDFASDLNNSNTILSDLYFKLKEKDDNDIHFSNLANYYGVPALFAGVKVEDEDFGLYGYLVFRISINKINDILQDNSGMGKTGITYLVGKDKIMRCNINGKDTILKQKVETDYVEKALNGERGWEISKNFDNEEVLVAYSPFNYKEINWAIISEVSTNEAFQAAINIKNILIITSLIILILSMIISLIFANRISKPLIELSKKVDQFGTGDFTVKFDAKGKDETAMIANSLKNMSNKLNETIKWLLDAGKKIDESSEILLEISEKTEISNNDVIEKAKRIEENAENAAATTEELTSGVNEVSIAAQNVSGNAVEIAHEVNETTIITEEGKKSISEITKIIEIAVEKSKATEITVEKLTEKANNIGEIVETITNITEQTNLLALNAAIEAARAGEAGRGFAVVADEIRKLAEESKKATEEIAQILSEIKEGAKEASKATEETAEVIKDVDISAKDINEKFQNILDRVENINQRIEGLTASAEEQSASTEEMAAASEKTAQMILEISNEISEISKEIEEENSEIKEVNEKAKELEKLVDMLNNKLNEFKV
- a CDS encoding potassium channel family protein, which codes for MKIRKIFKDPANRILLYIFLFTLLIGILLFIAEYGNNQKINNIFDAFWWLIVTIATVGYGDIVPETYAGKFIGIIIIISGVTLFSLISGSIASLLVEWRIRERKGLGKVNYKNHILILGWNNHLEKTLEAMKNFINLNEYNIVLVNQAEEEDYENFRTKFPDLEIKFIHGDFTKENVLKRANVAFAKYIIILSDTYGGRSLEECDERTLISILLIRTINSDAKIFAEVVKEEKVKYVLRAGADDVILGNEFNSILLSSLLLSPAYHMLLRELSSLENMRVNLIQTPKNFIGKTFKELFDHLKNQEKVIALGVVSMRKEFTINDFLSSDNSIDNFIRQKFEEAEEDFFDEEKKEEYDLKLNPDDEYIITENDFYVFVLK
- a CDS encoding cyclic nucleotide-binding domain-containing protein, giving the protein MDEFLKNISLFKELNEEQLSEIIKILKPVKFSAGDIIVIEGEKGESMYIFKKGKVQITHQLTLKVGNHHWEKGEKSMAILDSDKINFFGEMSLVTGSPRSATIKALSECELFEINKNDFERLANKRPDIGYKIMKEIASTLSHRIEGLNENILKLTTALSIALSKKKK
- the udk gene encoding uridine kinase; this encodes MYVIGIAGGTGSGKTTVAYKIREILGTQNCEILPMDNYYRDLSHETLEQRKLHNYDHPDMIENELMFKHINELKEGKTIDLPEYDFSQFTRVGTLKFEPKPIIIVEGIFALYYEELRGLYDLAIYVDTENDIRFIRRLERDIKERGRDIDSVIKQYTNTVKPMHDAYVEPTKKYADIIIPEGGFNEKAIQVVVNYIFRKML
- a CDS encoding sigma-54-dependent transcriptional regulator, with the protein product MYKILVIEDDKVLNKTMCEFLNKFNYKTFCVHRGFEGLEMAKNERPDLVLLDLRLPDVNGMDLIEKIKKYTDEVIIITAHGDISDAVKATKLGVYNFLEKPVDLKLLMSEINRATETINLKREIKKLKEKLNEFPEFIGKSLVIEDIKDKINLIANKNIPVLITGESGTGKDIVAQYIHRISGRDKFISVNCGAIPHDLFESELFGYEKGAFTGAEKEKPGKFELAHGGTLFLDEIGELPKNMQVKLLRVLETKEVERIGSTKPIKVDVRIIAATNRDLSKMIDEGNFREDLYFRLSVFQINIPPLKEHKEDIPLLVKYFIHKANEEFNTQIKGINPDVLDIFMKYSWPGNIRELKNIVYSMIAISNSDILDKSLLPENLKEDENFEYIKLPLGLALDEVEKRYIYKTLEYNNFNKTQSAKILGITKMTLFSKLKKWGDLNE
- a CDS encoding tetratricopeptide repeat protein; translated protein: MNEEEKKVKNDDINLEDLDVDKINELMDLESLENENLEELDENISSLDDIENTSEELEKTYGEEKPEEIPELEIEDSEEEPDINEVEKLAEKLEKTYSKEKPEEEIPELEIEDTEEELDVNEVEKLAEEFEKKDSEEKLEEEVEEMPELEDIEEEPDLNEIEKLVEENKVLESTSEQKKTENIKEKNIPEQEKKLESVNKYKKVKENSEILYPKIENEIIVPEYETKEDNEKIQLVEKRLYSKLEEYENKINELIEKNKILEEKLEGFYSKMEKSEQAIAILLENLVSMVLGDRNNIFNSLLNIKSLISEKNKVYLINIAEKFKDKISKEYDFVYNYIMGNLYSETKEISKAEKYYLRALHDCEKDKSLDMQFNLSVLQNNLGALYADSNKYDLAEKYFKESLEVRRKLIEKNENYNYYLYNSLINLGMLEIKLGNLDTAENYLNEALDISSKIEITTEDRALLFKNLGKLYSEKAIEEKAKEYYENSLKEYLKLYNNDKYNYREKVDEIMKLLSKYDPNVYEKYTL